The Tenacibaculum jejuense genome includes a window with the following:
- a CDS encoding LolA family protein has product MRKLGIFVLGLCLSVNVMAQNTSEKAKSLLDEVSTKMGAYKNMNIGFTSTLVNKEAGITNDPPIRGNITLAGEKYNLNYLGNNFVFNGKRLVVINADEKEVTITDGDLEEEDGFIYPSKLLTFYKEGYNYKMGDLKNNKGRKVQYVDLTPIDSNSDIIKVRLGIDAKTKHIYKLIQIGSNGAETTFTITKFKSNQAISENLFSFDKDKYEKLGYLID; this is encoded by the coding sequence ATGAGAAAATTAGGAATATTTGTATTAGGATTATGTCTTTCAGTGAATGTAATGGCTCAAAATACATCTGAGAAGGCAAAAAGTCTTTTAGATGAGGTTTCTACAAAAATGGGAGCTTATAAAAATATGAATATAGGCTTTACTTCTACACTAGTTAACAAAGAAGCAGGAATTACAAACGATCCACCTATTCGAGGAAACATCACTTTAGCTGGTGAAAAATATAATTTAAACTATTTAGGAAACAACTTTGTTTTCAACGGAAAGCGTTTAGTTGTAATTAATGCCGATGAAAAAGAAGTTACTATTACAGATGGTGATTTAGAGGAAGAAGATGGATTTATTTACCCTTCAAAATTATTAACTTTTTATAAGGAAGGTTATAATTATAAAATGGGTGACTTAAAAAACAACAAAGGAAGAAAAGTTCAGTATGTAGATTTAACACCAATTGATAGTAATTCTGATATTATCAAAGTTAGATTAGGTATAGATGCAAAAACAAAACACATCTATAAATTAATACAGATTGGTTCCAATGGAGCAGAAACTACTTTTACAATCACCAAATTTAAAAGTAATCAAGCTATTTCAGAGAATTTATTCTCTTTTGATAAAGATAAATACGAAAAATTAGGATATCTAATAGACTAG